A single Anopheles funestus chromosome 2RL, idAnoFuneDA-416_04, whole genome shotgun sequence DNA region contains:
- the LOC125765148 gene encoding V-type proton ATPase subunit E: MALSDADVQKQIKHMMAFIEQEANEKAEEIDAKAEEEFNIEKGRLVQQQRLKIMEYYEKKEKQVELQKKIQSSNMLNQARLKVLKVREDHVSSVLEECRRRLGEVTKDPARYGEILTALITQGLLQLMEASVLIRGRQADAQTIQNVLPAAVEMYKSKCGRDVVVTLDTESFLPADTTGGVDLLAQSGRIKVSNTLESRLELIAQQLVPEIRNALFGRNMNRKFND, encoded by the exons ATGGCTCTAAGCGATGCAGATGTTCAGAAACAG ATCAAGCACATGATGGCCTTCATCGAGCAGGAGGCCAACGAGAAGGCGGAAGAAATTGATGCAAAAGCCGAGGAAGAGTTTAACATCGAGAAGGGCCGCCtagtgcagcagcagcgcctGAAGATCATGGAATACtacgaaaagaaggaaaagcagGTCGAGCTGCAGAAAAAGATTCAATCATCAAACATGCTGAACCAGGCCCGTTTGAAGGTGCTGAAGGTGCGCGAAGACCATGTATCCAGCGTGCTCGAGGAGTGCCGTCGTCGTCTCGGCGAAGTTACGAAGGATCCTGCTCGCTACGGCGAAATCCTTACTGCCCTCATCACTCAGGGATTGCTCCAG CTGATGGAAGCCAGTGTTCTTATTCGTGGCCGTCAAGCGGATGCCCAAACCATCCAGAACGTGCTACCGGCGGCCGTCGAAATGTACAAGTCCAAGTGCGGCCGTGACGTTGTAGTCACACTGGACACGGAGTCCTTCCTACCGGCTGATACGACTGGAGGAGTTGATCTGTTGGCACAGTCGGGACGTATTAAG GTGTCCAACACGCTTGAGTCGCGACTGGAGCTGATTGCTCAGCAGTTGGTGCCGGAGATCCGTAATGCGCTGTTCGGTCGCAACATGAACCGCAAATTCAACGATTAA